GCCGAGCGAAGCCCGTCCACCCAGAGGACGGTGCCTTCCAGCCGGGATATTCGGCGGGAGCCGACGCGCGAAAGGCTCACGGCAGATCTCCTTTCCGGCCGCAGCTGTTCAGCCAGTTTCGAATCGCCAAGCGAGAGGCTTCCGGCCCGTCGAGGGACTCAAAGCCCAACCGCTGGGCCCGAGCGGGAAAGTCGCCCGGCAGGGCGTCAGGCGTTTCGCAGAGGTAAAGAATTTTGTCGTGGTCGCACGGACGCCACGGTGTCGCCGGGACGTCGTCGATCTCGCCGGGGCCGAGAGAGAGGTACAGGCCGTCGAGCAGCTCGGCCAAGCGAAGCGCGGCTGCCCGGCCGGCGTCATCGTACCCATCGGCAGCCTCTTCGAGAGCCTTTCGGCTTTGAAGGGCCAAGGCGGCGCGTCCCCAGCCGTCATACGTGGGGCGCAGCCGTTCCTGCCGGTTTTCCAGCACGATTCCCTGATCGGTCAAAAGCTCGACGAGCCGGCCGTACGGGTGTTCGGTGAGCCGTGGCGACGTTCGGTCGACGGTCCAGCCAGCCAGCAAGGAGACGGACGTCTCTATGCCCCGGGCCGGCATGTCCAACAGTCGGGCCACGCCGATTCGGCACAGGGGAGAGAAGCCGGAAGCCAGCAGGTCCTGCCCGCTTTCTTCGCTCCACTCCCGGCCCGTTTCAATCCACCGCCGCAGGTCGTCGAACAATATCAGGCCGTGCCCTTGGGGCGCGGCTTGGCAGACTTTCTTCAGGCACTGGGGGATGAGCTGGCTCAGAGCCGGGCGGCTCCAGAGGGGCGACCAGATGAAAATGGTCTTTTCAACAGTTCCGGCATCAACCGCGCCGTCGATGAGCCTGTTCAGCTCCCGCAGGCCGCCCTGACAGACGACCGCCGCCCAGTCAGCAGTCTGCCGCCTGAGTGCCTCGGCCATCAGCTTGGCGATACCGACCGAGCCGTCGCCGGCTATGACGAGTGACGAGCCGCGGGGCACTTCAAAGGCGGTTTCGAGCCGTCCCAGTCCCCAAAAACTTCTGGTGTGAGTTCCTAAAATCGGGTTCCTGCCCCTGGGGCCGTCGTGCAGAACCCGGCCCAGCGGGTCGATCACCGATCCCCAGCGGAGAGAATCCATGTCGGGCAGGTGATCGGAACCGAGAAATCGGAGAAGCTGTCCCACGACGAGCCGTTCGGGCGGGTCGAGGGAGCGGAGGACGACCGCCCCTTGGCGCACCGACGTCACGAGGCCGACCCACTCCCCGTCGTCTGAAACCGCCAGCTCGCCGGAGCAGAGAGGAACGTCAATCGACGCCCGAACCTCGTCCTCGCAGATCCACTCAACTCGGGCCAGCGGCGTTTTCATCTCCCGTTCCTCCTTTAGGCGGCGACGGCGGCGGAATTTCCACCCACCGGGCCCGGCTTTTTTTGACGAGCTCCCGACGCCGGTCCGGAGACAGCCGGCTCAAGAGTCCCTGTTGGTATAAAACGAGGTCGCCTTCGTCGAACGGCGGCCATGCGACTTCAGCTGACGCGAGGCCTTCGGCGCTGAGGGCCATCCTCCACGTGACCTCAAAGGGCCAGAGGGACAGAAAGGACATGTCCCCGGCCAGAAGGATTCGGCTCATCGTTCGGCTCCAGCCAGCTGGCGGATCCGCGACGACAGCCGCTCGTACTCGAGAAACTGCCGGGCGGCGTAGGAAGCCATCAGCCCGGCTCCGAGCGGGTCGGATCGGTTCAGCCGGGTCATTCGGCCTAGAAGGTCCCGCTCCATGTCCTGAGCGGTGTGCCGGTGTTCCGGCGACCTGAGAGAGCGCCAGACCGTGCCGGCGAACAGAGCCCGCTCCGTCTTGGCTGACGCTAAAACGTCAGGGCGCAGCTCGCCGTGGACCGATAAAAAAGGAACGTCAGCGTTTCCCTGCTGGCGCATGGCCCAGATTCGGTAGTTCCAAGCGTCGGTGTACTGCTCGATGAACGGCCGCAGCGTCCGGCCGGAAAGGCCGGACTCGTCCAGCCAGTGAAAAGCCAGAGCCAGCAGGCCGTCGGCCCATGCCATTTCCCCGTCGAGGCGGCCCTGAGACAGAGCCCGATCGACGGACAAAAGCAGCAGCGGCGCGTGAGGCGAGGCGTGTTCGTTGCAGATCGTCTCAACTCGTCCCATATCCGCGCAGTCAGCCCAGAGACGGTGCCAAAACGCCTGATCCAAAACGCCGAAGCACGGGCGCTGGCGCGGCGGCGTGGGGTGACGGAATGCCAAGTTGCGCAGGAAGGCGAGGCCTAACGGAAGGTCTGACAAAACGCCGAGAAGACAGGCGGCCAGAGCGGTTTCTCCTAAGCTGAGACGAACGAGGTCTGCCAGTCGGCGGCTCGTCTCGGCCGTCAGCATCGAGTCCAGCCGGAACGAAACAGGCCCGGCAGCCAGCGAGAAGTCCCGTCGGTACGGCGGGCCGTAGGAGCTGGCCAGAATGCGTCGCTCAAACTCGCCGAGGGGGGCGCCGTCCAAGCCGTCTAGCTCGCTGGGCGTGAAGAACTCCCTCATGCGGGCGCTCAGCCGGCCGGCGACGTAGCTGAAGTTAGACGGCTGGGAGAGCTTTTTCTGGAAGGCCGCTGGCCTGGAGACGCTCCCATCGGGTACGGAACGTGCAGTCAAGGATCGTCCCTCCTTCATCGACGCAAAGAAAACCGCCCCAGCAGTCGAACGGGGCAGGCCGCACCGGCGCGCCGGTCAGACGCGCCAAAATCGAGGCTTCCGGCTCGGGAGCCTCGAAGTGGTTAATTCGGTCCACGACCAGAGAGCTTTCAGCAATCAGGCCGGACAGGACGTCCGGATAGGATTTGAGCCCGCGGATTCGGTCAAGTTCCTTTCGTACCGTCTCCTGAACCCGCGCCGCGCGAATCGACGCAACCTTGGCGGCGCCTCGGGCGTCGATGCTGCGCAGCGTCCGCTCGAACTCCTCGTCGGCCTGACGCAGGGCGGCCTGATGGCTGATCATGGCCTGATGGTAAATTTCAGCCGCTTCGTCGCGGCGCGAGAGGACGAGCGCGGCGATCTTCTCGTTCCATTGGCGCTCGCTTTCGGCGAGTTCCGCGGCCAGCTCGTCGTCAAGGGCCTTTAAAAACCCCTGAGGCAGAGGCTGTGGGGACGCCTGAGTGGCCGACACGGTCAGGCGAACTGGAGCACCAGCATGATGGCGACGACGAACCCCAGAATGACCATCGTCTCAGGAATGGCTTCCAGAATGATCATCGTTCCGGCGGTCTCCGGTTTCTCCGCGATGGCGCCAGCGGCAACGCTGCCGATTTTTGCCTGAGCATACGCCGTCGCTGCAGCAGGGATGCCGACCGCGAGGGCGGCGGCGAGAGCTATGAGACCTTTTTCCATGAGTGAAACCTCCTGTCGGTGAACGGTGTGAACTGCTTGCCGCTGCTGTCGTAAAACTTTCCCATGAACTCGACGTAGTGAAGACGGGCCGCGTGAAGCCCTGACTCGGCGAAGGCCATCACGAAGTTGAGAGTGTGAATCGCCAAGGCGGCCAAGATTCCGACCGCCGTCAGGCCGAACGTGTCCAAAAACTTGGACGCTGTGACGGCCAGAATGGCCGACGACAGGCCGATGGCCCCGATTCGGACGTAGCTCAGAATGTTGCCGAACGCGCTGAACGACTCGACGATGCCGCCAATTCCTCCACCGGCAGTCAGCAGGAGGAACCCGGCTCCGCAGCCTCCCAGTCCCCAATAGACGGCGCTTTTGGGAAGAAGGCGGCCGGCTGGGGCCAGACAGATCAGAACGGAAAGGATCACGACGATCAGTCCGGCTTTTTCCGCCGCGTGATGCCTGTGTCCGCCCCGAAGGGACTGAAAGACCCCGTATCCCAGGCCGAGAAGCACGTGTCCCAGCCCCATGACGAGGGACGCGAAGAGAACCGGCATGACCGCATGTCCCCGTTCGACCCAAAGGGGTTCGAGCCCGAAGAGCCTATGCCCCATATCGCCGAAGCACTCGCCGAACGCGACGCCCCAGATGATTCCCCAGACGGCTACGGCCGAAAGGATAAAACGCAGGTCCTTGAAAATCGGCGACTTCTGACAGCGGCACAGAACCCACAAGAGGAGCAGCATGACGGCGCTGTAGCCGATGTCGCCGACGATGCACCCGGCAAAAAACGGAAAAAACAGGCTGATCGCCGCGGTCGGGTCAGTGGAGCCGTAGCCGGGCGGCCGAACGAGCTGAAGGAACAGGGCGAAGGGCCGTACCGGCGGCGACTGTCTCAGGGCCGTGGGAACCGACGGCATCTCTTCCTTCGTGGGCTGTCGGAGCGTTAAGGCCACCGAGTCGCCGAATTTTTCCCGAATGGACTGGCAAAACGCTTTCAGCCGGCTCTCGGGGAGCCAGCCTTCCAAGTTGACCGCTGTGCCAGCGGCGCGGCACCGAAGAAGGGCCCGCCGGACGGCGAGATTCCGTTCGGTGAGGAACGAAAGGGCGGCCAGTTTGGGGCCCCACTTGCGGCCCAAGGCGGTCAGTTCGGCGCTGGTTTCGGAAGCTGCCGCTTCCAGCCGCCGAATTTCCATTTCCATTGCCTCGGAGGCAGGGCCGTAGTTCAGCTTTTCAAATTTTCCCGGCGGCAGCCACTGCCTGGCTCCGGCTGACCGAAGAACCGACCGGCCCATCTCGTCCATCTCGCGCGGCAGGGCGATCTCTACTAAAAGAAGGTCCGAACGGGGACAGTCGTGACGGCTGTAGGCGACCGCATCATCAGCCCGTTCGAGCAGGCCGGAGACGGCTTCGTTCAGCCTGGCCCGGCAGAGAGGGTACGATTCGAAGCTGACCCACCAGAGGGACCTGACCCGATCCGCTCGGTCAGGGATATGAGGACGTCCGGCGACGGCCAGTGATTGGACTAAGTTCTCCCGCTCCTCTTTGAGGAACGCCAGTCGAGCGTGGAGCGCCTCAATGGTTTCGCCGATCGAGTCTAAATTGCCGCAGAGCGTCTGACGCGTCCGCTCCGGCATTTTTTCAAACTGGTGCAGCAAAAGCTCCACCGTCGAACCGTCCGACGCCGCGTCGTCGCCCAGCGCCGCTAAAATAGACCGCAACTTTTGATGAGAAGCCACCAGATCGGCGCTCTGCTCGTCCAGTCTGGCGTCGTCCTGGTCGGACTGAATCTGCACCGACCCGTCGGCCAACAGGAAATCGAGCAGGTCGGCGGCCTTTGAACGGGGACACCAGAGAGACAGGTGGTACATCGTCTCAATCATGGCCCTGTTCCCCGTTGAGAAGTATCTGAGCCAGAGTTTTCGCCAGCTCGCCGTAGTCGTTCTGCTGGGCTTGGGCGCAGCGCTCGTTCCATTGCTCGATCAGCTGGCGCTCTTTCAGGTTTCGGGCCTCCGAGGCTCGAGCCTGCGCTTCCGCAAAGATCGAATCGGCCTTCCGCATCGCCGCTCGGACCATCTTTTTTGTCTGGGCGTCGGCTAAGTCGTATCGGGCCTGCTGTTCCTCTTCGTGGCGGCGTTTTTTGAGGGCATCTTGGCCGGCTCGGGCGGCCATCTGCTCCTTCCAAGCGGCGTCGCGGGTTGGCTCGGTCATGACGGGCCTACCTGAGCCAGCAGGTACTCGCAGAAGTCGCTCTGGTCCAGCACGCCCACAAGGACGTCCCGATCCGTCACAGCGATCCGGTAGAGCTTTTTGTCCAGCATCAGCTGCGCCACGCTCAGAATGTGGGCCGATGGGTGAACGGACAGCGGCGGGCGCTGCATATACTTGCTGACAGGCTGGCTGTAAATGCGGGCAAATTGGGCGCTTAACAGCTTCTCTTCGTCAAAGAGGAAGGACTCCTGCTGAAGAATTTGGGCCGTCGTGGGAAGGGCAAGCTCCAGCGCGTCGGCTTCGGAGAAGAAGCCGACCAGCCGCCAGTACGCGTCAACTACTGGAACTCCGGAGAGTCTGTGGCTGTGAAGGACTCGAAGCGCATCGGCCACCGTGTCGGTTTCCAAGACGGCCGACAGGTCCCGCTTCATCAGGTCTCCTGCGGTCATGATGATGGTCATGGCGTATCTCCTTCGTCAGGCTTCCGGGGAACCGGAAGTCCAATTTTCTCAACGAACGCCCAGAAGACGAACGAGGCGAGTTCGATATCTTTTTTGAACCGTCCGGGCTCTTGAATCAGGCGGTAAAGCCACTCCAGCCCGAGCTTTTGATAAATGGCCGGCGCTCTCTTCAGCCGTTCGGCGAACACGTCGAGCGAGCCGCCGACCCCGACAGACAGAATTCCCTGCAGGTCGGCTCGGTGGGCGTGGATCCACTTTTCCTGCTTGGGCTGCCCCAGCCCGACGAACAGGATCCGCGCCCCTGACTGGGCGATTTCCTTGGCAATTCGGCTGTCCTCGCTCTTGTCGTGGTAGCCGTCCTGTGTCCCGGCGATGATCAGTCCCGGGTTGAGCTTTTGCAGGTTCTGGGCCGCCTCCTGCGCCCGGCCGGGAAGTCCGCCGTAGAGGAAAACGGGGAACTTTTCAACGGCTGCCAGCCGGCAGAGGCGGGCAGCGAAGTCGATGCCGGCAATGCGCTCCACCACTGCCATCTGAAGCATTCTCATGACCATAACCAGCCCGCTGCCGTCCGGCAGGACGAGCTCCGCGCCGTTCGCGATTCGGCGGAACTCCGGGTCGCTGCGGGTCTCATTGATTCCCAAAGCGTTCAGGGTAACGACCAAGCAGGCCCCTTGGGGGTGTTTCAGCCAGGCCAGCGCCTTGGAGAGGGCGTAGTTCATCGAAATGCCGTCCAGCCGGACGCCCCACAGCTCTCGGCGCACCTTGCGCTGCCGGCCGCCCCAAAGCGTCCAGACGAGAGCGCCGAGCGCGGCCGTGATGGCGACGACGAAAATTCTCATCGCGGCGCCGTGCGGGACCACCTGAAAGAACGTCACCGTTCCGCCCAAGAGGAAGCAGATCGTCGTGACCAGCCGGACCGCCGAGGGGTGGTCGACGCCCCGTTCCAACATCTTCCCGTACAGGTACGGCACGGTAGAAGTGCGGCGGCTGGTAAACGCCTTGTTCATCACCCCGAGGGAGAACTCGACAAGCGGCAGGGCGTAGAACCCTAAGGGGATCACGATGAGCGACGTGATGGCGATACCCTTGCTGACGCCTAAAATGGAAATGCCAGCCACAAGGGTTCCCCACATGAAGCAGAGGGCGCTGTCAAGCTGCCGGTAATGGTGTCCCAATCGGCTCCAGTACGCTGCCACGAGCAGCAGCGAGCCGAGACAAACTAAAAAAGCGTCGCTCAAATCCTGAGACGACAGGGCCGTGACGAAGCTCATCAGGCACAGGCTGACACTCAGAAGGTGTCCCGCCAGCCCGGGAATTTGGTCGAGCTTTTTGAACAGCAGGGGAAACAGAGACATCCAGCAGGTCGTCAGGGCCACCGACTTGAAGCTGTTCAGGTAATAGTAGGAGCTTCCGGTTAGCGAGAAAAATGAAATCCGCGCGCCCCAGAGGGCGAAAAAGAGACCGGGGAGGGGAACGCACCAGCTCCAAAGCTTCCAAGGCTTCACTTGGTCGGCCAGGCCGATGTAGAGAGACAGCAGGCTGGCGGCGACCAAAAGGGCGATGGTCGGACGGCCGCTCCAAAGTCCGAGGAGCACCAGCGCACCGGCCAAGGAAAGGTCTCTCATGTAGAAGTACTGGTCCTTTTTCAGCCGCGCCCTGAGAAGCCTCTGGAACAGCACGCAGACGACCGCCGTGGCGAGGAGGAAAAGAACGGATGGATTCGGAAGGATGCCCATGACTTCGCTCCCTTGTGAAGGACTGGCGACAGTTCAGTTGCAGTTTATAACTCATTCTAGCAGACGCGTTCGGCTTGCGGCTCGGTAACTTCGGCGGCTGCTGAAAAGGGCGTTTCTTGAGCTGCAGGGAATGGGCGGCCAAGCCCGTCGGAAGCCGGTCAAAGTGCGCGGCGCAAGGACGCTCACCGGCCGAACTGCCGTTGCAATTTCAAACGAGGAGTATACAATTTTTAAAGAACTTGAGTCTGATACATTGATGAAATTCCGCGGCATCGACGTCCGGATTTATTCAAAGGAGGAAGAGATGAGAAGGCTGGTTTCTTTGGGAATATTGATCGGGCTTTTTGCCGCGGCGGGAAGGGCTTGGTGCGCGTCGCCGGCTCCTGTGACCTTGACAATGGAAGAGGCGCTGCGAAGGGCTCTCGACGAGAACTTGTCGGTTCTGGCGGCCGGCAAGGGCGTGACAGACGCTCAGGGCGCTAAAAAGAGTGCGGCTGCCGGGTCTGGGCCGACGGTCTTTTTGCGCGGCACTGGGACGGCGTACGATATGCCCCAAGGTCCTGACCGGGACGCTTCTCTGTCGGTCGGACTGTCTGAAACCCTCTACGCCGGCGGGCGGCTGAAGGCGAAGCGGGAACAGGCTGCCTTGGCCTTGTCCAGCGCCGAGCACTCGTTTCAGAGAACCCGGGAGCAGGTTGCCTTCTCGGTGTGGCGCGCGTTCTGCGACGCGCTCTATCAGCAGGAAGTCTGCCGTACCGCCCGCGAGGCGCTGGACTTTTACGAGAAGACCGAACAGGAACTGATCCGACGGGTCGAATTCGGCCTAGCGACGCACCTTGACCGGGTGCGAGTCAGCCAGCAGAAGGAAGACGCCAGGGCGGCGCTCATCGCGGCGAACAACGCTTTAGAGTCGGCGGCGATCTCCCTGAAAACGCTGCTTCGCCTGCCGCCTGACCAACCGCTTGTCCTGCGCGGCACCCTGAATGACGGAGTGCCGGAGGGCGGCCGGTTGAACGAGGACGCACCTGACGAAGAGACCGTTTTGTCCCGACGGGAAGACTATCTGGCGAAAAAGGCACAGGCCGCCGCCGCTGAAAAGGAAATTCAAGCGGCGGCCAGCGGACTCAAGCCGACGGTCCAGGTTACCGGAGCGTACCGCTTCGCCTACGACGCGGCGGGAACGCCGTCGGTCAACAGGTCGGACCAGTGGACTGCTTCCTTATCGGTTTCAGTCCCGGTATTTGACAGCGGCCTGACCAGCGGTCAGGTAAAAAGCGCCAAGGCCCGCCGCGATCAGGCGAACTTGGCGTTGGAAAGCGCCTCGGACGAGATCCGAGCGGACCTTCAACAGGCCAGACTGAGTCTCACCAGCGCGTTGGAGACCGTGGAGGCGGGCAGAAAAAACCTTCGGCTGGCCGAAGAAAGCCTGAAGTACGCCGAAGCCGGCTACAAAGAAGGAGTCAGTCCCCAGCTTGACGTGCTCCAGGCCAGAACAGAGCTCACCCGGGCCGGTCAGTCGCTGGCCGGTTATCTGAGAAATGCCCGGATAGCCCAGGCAAGTCTTTGGCTGGCTCAGGGGCGGATGATCGAGCAGGCGCTGGGGAAGTGACGGGGCTCGGGGCTAGAAGGTTGGAATTTAAGTTTTTTGAACGAAAACATAAGTTTTACGAGAACGATTTTTCAGATTATTTGGCGGGGATCTGAAAGTCCGATGCGGCGCGCGCGCGCGTCACGACGGGGATCGCGTTTCGTTTTCGTCACCCTAAGAGGCTCAGGAGGGCCAGCGTCGTCTGCTCTTGGGGCTTCTTGAATTTTAGATAAAAAAACGTATCATAGAAGCGCGTTGTATGTTTGTGCATTACGGCGCAGTTGGCTGATTCAGGTTCTCGGCAAATTTTTTGCCGAGGCA
This is a stretch of genomic DNA from Jonquetella anthropi DSM 22815. It encodes these proteins:
- a CDS encoding type III secretion protein produces the protein MKTPLARVEWICEDEVRASIDVPLCSGELAVSDDGEWVGLVTSVRQGAVVLRSLDPPERLVVGQLLRFLGSDHLPDMDSLRWGSVIDPLGRVLHDGPRGRNPILGTHTRSFWGLGRLETAFEVPRGSSLVIAGDGSVGIAKLMAEALRRQTADWAAVVCQGGLRELNRLIDGAVDAGTVEKTIFIWSPLWSRPALSQLIPQCLKKVCQAAPQGHGLILFDDLRRWIETGREWSEESGQDLLASGFSPLCRIGVARLLDMPARGIETSVSLLAGWTVDRTSPRLTEHPYGRLVELLTDQGIVLENRQERLRPTYDGWGRAALALQSRKALEEAADGYDDAGRAAALRLAELLDGLYLSLGPGEIDDVPATPWRPCDHDKILYLCETPDALPGDFPARAQRLGFESLDGPEASRLAIRNWLNSCGRKGDLP
- a CDS encoding ATPase, which encodes MEKGLIALAAALAVGIPAAATAYAQAKIGSVAAGAIAEKPETAGTMIILEAIPETMVILGFVVAIMLVLQFA
- a CDS encoding V-type ATP synthase subunit I, which translates into the protein MIETMYHLSLWCPRSKAADLLDFLLADGSVQIQSDQDDARLDEQSADLVASHQKLRSILAALGDDAASDGSTVELLLHQFEKMPERTRQTLCGNLDSIGETIEALHARLAFLKEERENLVQSLAVAGRPHIPDRADRVRSLWWVSFESYPLCRARLNEAVSGLLERADDAVAYSRHDCPRSDLLLVEIALPREMDEMGRSVLRSAGARQWLPPGKFEKLNYGPASEAMEMEIRRLEAAASETSAELTALGRKWGPKLAALSFLTERNLAVRRALLRCRAAGTAVNLEGWLPESRLKAFCQSIREKFGDSVALTLRQPTKEEMPSVPTALRQSPPVRPFALFLQLVRPPGYGSTDPTAAISLFFPFFAGCIVGDIGYSAVMLLLLWVLCRCQKSPIFKDLRFILSAVAVWGIIWGVAFGECFGDMGHRLFGLEPLWVERGHAVMPVLFASLVMGLGHVLLGLGYGVFQSLRGGHRHHAAEKAGLIVVILSVLICLAPAGRLLPKSAVYWGLGGCGAGFLLLTAGGGIGGIVESFSAFGNILSYVRIGAIGLSSAILAVTASKFLDTFGLTAVGILAALAIHTLNFVMAFAESGLHAARLHYVEFMGKFYDSSGKQFTPFTDRRFHSWKKVS
- a CDS encoding HPP family protein, which translates into the protein MTIIMTAGDLMKRDLSAVLETDTVADALRVLHSHRLSGVPVVDAYWRLVGFFSEADALELALPTTAQILQQESFLFDEEKLLSAQFARIYSQPVSKYMQRPPLSVHPSAHILSVAQLMLDKKLYRIAVTDRDVLVGVLDQSDFCEYLLAQVGPS
- a CDS encoding WecB/TagA/CpsF family glycosyltransferase; amino-acid sequence: MGILPNPSVLFLLATAVVCVLFQRLLRARLKKDQYFYMRDLSLAGALVLLGLWSGRPTIALLVAASLLSLYIGLADQVKPWKLWSWCVPLPGLFFALWGARISFFSLTGSSYYYLNSFKSVALTTCWMSLFPLLFKKLDQIPGLAGHLLSVSLCLMSFVTALSSQDLSDAFLVCLGSLLLVAAYWSRLGHHYRQLDSALCFMWGTLVAGISILGVSKGIAITSLIVIPLGFYALPLVEFSLGVMNKAFTSRRTSTVPYLYGKMLERGVDHPSAVRLVTTICFLLGGTVTFFQVVPHGAAMRIFVVAITAALGALVWTLWGGRQRKVRRELWGVRLDGISMNYALSKALAWLKHPQGACLVVTLNALGINETRSDPEFRRIANGAELVLPDGSGLVMVMRMLQMAVVERIAGIDFAARLCRLAAVEKFPVFLYGGLPGRAQEAAQNLQKLNPGLIIAGTQDGYHDKSEDSRIAKEIAQSGARILFVGLGQPKQEKWIHAHRADLQGILSVGVGGSLDVFAERLKRAPAIYQKLGLEWLYRLIQEPGRFKKDIELASFVFWAFVEKIGLPVPRKPDEGDTP
- a CDS encoding TolC family protein, whose amino-acid sequence is MRRLVSLGILIGLFAAAGRAWCASPAPVTLTMEEALRRALDENLSVLAAGKGVTDAQGAKKSAAAGSGPTVFLRGTGTAYDMPQGPDRDASLSVGLSETLYAGGRLKAKREQAALALSSAEHSFQRTREQVAFSVWRAFCDALYQQEVCRTAREALDFYEKTEQELIRRVEFGLATHLDRVRVSQQKEDARAALIAANNALESAAISLKTLLRLPPDQPLVLRGTLNDGVPEGGRLNEDAPDEETVLSRREDYLAKKAQAAAAEKEIQAAASGLKPTVQVTGAYRFAYDAAGTPSVNRSDQWTASLSVSVPVFDSGLTSGQVKSAKARRDQANLALESASDEIRADLQQARLSLTSALETVEAGRKNLRLAEESLKYAEAGYKEGVSPQLDVLQARTELTRAGQSLAGYLRNARIAQASLWLAQGRMIEQALGK